Sequence from the Rutidosis leptorrhynchoides isolate AG116_Rl617_1_P2 chromosome 3, CSIRO_AGI_Rlap_v1, whole genome shotgun sequence genome:
GGGGAGTTTAACATGAGACTTTAAAGTTGCCCGATAGAGTGTATAGATTAAGCTACATTGTGTGTGTGTTTAAAACAGTCATAACAACGAGGCTGTAAGCAACTGATCATTAAACAGGGAGTACGGAGTATTATACTAAAGTAGATGGTATAGCCTAGGCCACTCTGTTGGGCAAGAAAGTGGTctgaaatgtttttctaaaaatgtcacaggaattttttttttttttcttcttttttgaatggcaaattataatttaatataaaaGGCTTCTAGCAAGAAACTAGAAGCAAGAGAGATATGGCAATGTAAACAAACTAATTATTCCAAGATACATGGTCTTTACATCTACTTGTCAAGTTGTCAGCCAAGCATAAGAGTAACTCGTAACTCCTTATAGAATCAAATAGCTCCTCTTTCTTCATACGCTCCATCAAAAAAATGATTCCATTTCTATATCGACAAAGAACAAAAACCAATGATGCAATGATAGTATATAAATGTTTTTTGCATTTCCCATTCGCCACCCATTGATCATACCAAACTAACCAATTTTGCCATGAATCGAACCCGTTGATATTAAGGTTTGTCCATAATCCGACTTTCCTCCAAAGTTCTTCGGCAACAACGCATGTAAATAATCTGTGGTTTATATCTTCCAACCTGTTAATACAAAGTGGACACTGTATATCTCCAATATCCACACCTCGATTAACAAGATTAAAGCGAGTAGGGGCCTATCCATTGCTACACGCCAATGGAAAATATTAACTATTAGGTACCGACTTATTCCATTTTGTTGTAAACTGAGCCGTAGGAAGCACATTTTTATCAATAGTTGCTCTTACATCCGCAACAGTATATTCACCTGACGTGCCTGCGACCCAATATTTCCTATCCATTTCGTTTGAGAATTGAACGCTGCTTAGGAACTCAGACAATTCGATTACAGAACTTTCGTTACAATCACCTATATTTACACGTTTCCATTGCCAATTCCAAAAGTCATTGCATCTTCTAACCGTGATGACACTGTCCGGGTTGACGTCTAGGTGGTAAAGCCCGTTAAACCGATGGAGTAATGGATAATCTCCAATAATTTTATTAGAATAGTATGACCATTACCAAGTTTTGATCTAATAGGAATTTTTGGAATAATTCCCGAGTTTTGAGCATCCGAGTATGTTTTAAGTATACTATTCCAAACACCCATTCTGTTGTAATTTGGATTGAACATCCCACCAATGCAACCATATATGGCAGTAACAACTTCGGCCCATATCTCTCTTGCGTTGGAACATAATCTCCAAATCCATTTAAACATGAGAGCAAGATTAAATCGTTTGAAGCTACCGATTCCCAAACCACCTTTGTCTGAACTTGCCAAAACATTTTGCCATTTAACCCaatgaatctttttttttttttttcctttttgaaTTCCCCAAAAGAATGCATTTCTAATTCGTTCCAATTCATTTAAAACGGCTTCTGGGATAGATTCCCAAACTACCAAAAACTGACTTTATAAGAGTGACTCTTCCACCAATTGATAACATTTTACACTTCCAACAGGATAATCTTGagcaaaatttttacactaaaacatCCCAATTCCGCACTAGTTTCATATTTGCACCCATAGGTAACCCGAGATAATTAAAAGGCATACAACCTCAACTGCACCCTAACCGGATCGCAATTAAATCCAATTCCAAGTTAGATACACCAATACCATACACACTGAATTTTGACACATTGATTTTCAAACCCGAtgcaagataaaaaaaaaatattaaaaatgcgCATGATATTATTCATAGATTCATCATCTCATTCCGAAATAAGTAAAGCATCATCCGCATAAAATAAGTGAGATACCTTATAATTAGATGAACCGATGCAAGCTCCTTTAATCATGTTTTCGTCAACCGCCGCTTTTATGTCCAAGTGTAAACCCTCCATGATTAATATAAACAAGAATGGACTAAGGGGATCACCTTGTTTTAACCCACTTTTAATACAAAATTCTTTCGTTGAGCTACCATTTACCAAAATCGAGGTGCGGACCGACGATAAGCACATAGTAATCCAACAACGCCAAGTGATACCAAAACCAAGTTTGAGAAGCATATTATCCAAGTATTTCCAATTTACTGAATTAAATGCTTTTTCAAAGTCCACCTTCAACAACATAAGTTTTTTTGTACCAATCCATAGCCTCACTAAGAACCAACGAATCAAGAATTTAGCGGTCTGCTATAAAAGCCGATTGTTCCAAACTTATTATTTTGTCAATTACTTTTGACAACCGGGTAGCAAGTAACTTACCAACTATTTTGTAAAAACCACCAATTAAGGATATTGGGCGAAAGTCTTTTATGATAGTCGGATCATCTACTTTCGGAACAAGTGTGATAAAAGCGGATGACGAACCATTTGGTAATTTGAATGCAGCAAAAGTAGATGTAACAGACTTCACAAGATCGAATTTAATGACCTCCCAAAATTTCTTTTTAAAAATAGAAATGTAAAGTCATCGGGCCTCGGTGCCTTTTCGCTCTCACATGACCACACCGCATTCTTTATTTCCGACTCACTGAAATCCCTTTCAAGCCACATTTTGTCATCATCAGTTAGAATACGTGAAGGTAACATATTACTTGGGATTGGTTCATGTGGTTCCATTTCAAATTTAGATATATAATAATCAAAAAAAGAATCATTAATGGCAATTGGGTCCGATATCCATTCTCCATCCATTAAAATTCCGCGGACATTTTGTTGACTTCTTTTCTAATTTATTAAACCATGAAAGAATTTCGTATTCTCGTTTCCTTCCAAGTTCCATTTAACTCGGATTTTTGGACAATATCCATCTCTTCTACTTTTTTAACCGAATGGACCTCCTGAAATAATTTAAGTCGTTCAAgaatatcatcatcattcactAGACCATCTTCCATTAGATTTTCAATTTCATTTAACCTGATAAAGATTTGACTCGAGCGGTTCATGGAGTTGAATTTTTTTCTCTTTTATCCAAATCTTTATCTTGCTTTTTGCCACCTCAAGTTTTTCTTGGAACATATTAAAAGATAAAGGTAACATATCTGTTCCAAGCTTTCTTGATCATAATGTGATTCTAACTTAAAATGTTTAAGTGCAGATTTGTAAATGTATTTGAGAAAAGGATACTGGATTAAAAGCTCAAGGACTGAACCTGTAGATTATGAAAGTTTATTTTGGAGCTTATTGCTGGATAAAGAGTTTGAAGGGCCAGATTGTATTTTGATGATTCTTCAAGGACTTTGATGTTTATTTGGCCAAATACGCGTATATAAGGCAGCTAGGGTTTACTGTTTCAGTAATTCTATTTTCATTCTCATATTCTGGAGAGCTGCTCTTATTTTCGATCTGTATACCCAAAATTAGGGTTTCTTATTCATCTGTTCATATTATTCATCTTTTTGGTGAATAATAGTTATTGTGTATTGCAAGTGAGAGATTGAGATTTAATAGTTCTGTATTTGGTTATTGATTCGATTTATTGAAGAAGCATTTCTTTGTTTTCTGTGTTCTTGAGTATACAATCTTTGTGTACTTTATTACTGTTGGATTGAAGTTTTTTCATGGTATCAGAGCAGTAAAGATCTCTGATCATCTTCTTTGTTGATTGTGTACAACAATTTCTCTGGTGACGAATTGATTTAGGGTTTCTCTAATCGATTTGGGGTTTTTTCAAGATCTACTCTTATAATCTTCGATTCTGTTCTTCTGGTGGTGTTCAAAGGTTGATCTAAGTGTTTTTGGGTAACTACAGTTGTTAATCTGAAGATTAATTGCTGTTGTCTCTGtatttgaaaaattagggtttcttcAAACCCTAATCGCTGAAGTTGTTCTTCCGCTGCTTATTATCTTGTTTCTTCTGTTATCTTGTGAATCTATTGCTCCCACTGTGAGGCTTCTTCTCTCCTTTATAAGTCTTGTTCTGACTTGTTTTTTTGCAGGGCTTTGAAAAGAATTGGTAgtatttcttttatctttatttttattctcTTATCATATCTGTTTATCTGTTTATTTGGATCTTATCTGCTTGCTTGTCTCTGTGATTTTTTGACTTTGATTTTTTTGTATTTGATCTGTTATAATGGGGGATACTAGTGATACTCTTATTAGTAAGCTAGATTTTGGGGATCCACTTTATCTGCATCCTAGTGATATTAGTAGCACTCCTTTGATTGCTATTAAATTGGTGGGAACTGAAAATTACAGAGTCTGGTCATGTGCTATGACTTTAGCACTTGAAACTAAGAATAAAATTGGATTTATAGATAATACATGTATAAAATCTACAGATGATGATATTCTTGCAAAACAATGGGACAGATGCAACTCAGTTGTATTGTCCTGGATTTTAAATTCTGTTTCTGAAGAACTTTATCTTGGTCAAATTTTTTCAAAAATTGCTTCAGAAGTTTGGATAGATCTAAAAGAAACTTATGATAAAGTTGATGGCTCTGTAGTTTTCAATTTACATCAAAAAATCAATTCATTGACCCAAAATGGTTCACCATTGTCTGACTATTATCATAAACTCAATGGGTTATGGAAGCAATATGAGTCTATTGTGCATATTCCACAGTGTACATGTAAAACTGCTAAAGAGTTACAAGACCATAATGATATGACCAAATTGTGGCAATTTTTAATGGGACTTGATGATAAATATCAACAAATAAGGAGTATTATTTTAACCACTGATCCATTACCTTCTATAAAAACTGCTTATGCAACTCTTTCAAGAGAAGAATCACATAGATCTTCATCTGTTTCTAATCATAAAAGTCAGAATTCTGCTTTTGTTTCTAAAACTGTATCTAATTCTACAAATTTTAACAACAGTTTTCAAAGAAACAACAACAGAGGTCCAAATATGAATCTTAAATGTACTAAATGTCTAAAATTTGGTCATACAGTGGATAGATGTTATGAAGTTGTTGGATATCCTCCCAATTTTAAGGGAAGAATGTCTAACAATAGAAATAACATGAATTCCACTAATTCTTGGTCTAGTAATTCTGCTAATAATTCTGCTAATACTTCTGCTTCTGCTAATAAGGCTTTTTCTGGAAATACTTGTACTTCTGATGATTCCTGTTCTCAGTATCTTTCACAGGATCAAATTTCTCAATTACTTAGTCTGCTGAATAAGCAGAATTTGTGTGATGTACCCAAAGCCAACATGGCAGGTACTGGTTCATTATTTCCCAGTTCTGGTTGGGTAATTGATTCAGGAGCTAATCAACATTATGTTTTaaatgataaaggtttaaaaaatgtGGTTGATGTTTCTGATTTAAATCTTGCTGTGTGTCATCCTAATGGAACCACAGCTAAAATTTCTAAAATTGGAGATATTGTTTTAACATCTAATGTTACACTTTTTGATGCACTTGTGGTTCCTGAATACAGTGTTAATCTGCTGTCTGTAAGTAAACTTGCTAGGGATAGCAAGATGTTTGTTGGGTTtgatgaatataattgttatattcagGACTTACCCCAAGGCAGATTAATGGGGAAGACTCTGGGGACTGGTAGTGAACTTGGTGGACTTTATTTTTTTGATGACTATGGTAAGAACTTGAGTTGCAATTCTGTTAATGTTTGTCTGTTGTCTAAACATACTTGGCATAATAGATTGGGTCATCCTGCTGATCCTGTGTTGCAAGTTTTAAAATCTAAACTTGGTTATGGCAATGAAGGGTTAAAACCCTGTGAAATTTGTCATAAAGCCAAACAAACTAGGGAACCCTTTCCCTTAAGTGATCATAAAACTCTACATATTGGTGAACTTATACATTTAGACTTATGGGGTCCATATAGGGTGACTAGTAGAGATGGTTACAAGTTTTTCTTAACTATTGTTGATGATCATTCAAGAGCTGTTTGGGTTTACTTGCTAAAATCTAAAAGTGATTGTTCTGAAAATGTCATTGATTTTATCAACATGTTTCAAAatcaatttaataaaactattaaagtTGTAAGAAGTGATAATGGGACTGAATTTCTTAATAATCATTTAAGTTCTTTTTTAAAACAAAAAGGTGTTGTTCATCAAACATCTTGTGCTTacacaccacaacaaaatggtgtgGTTGAAAGAAAACATAGACATCTCTTGAATGTTGCTAGGTCACTTTTGTTTCAAGGGGGAATACCACTCAACATGTGGACTGAATGTGTACTTACTGCCACATACCTTATTAACAGAACTCCTGCTTCTGTTTTGGGTGGTAAATCTCCTTATGAGATTGTGTATGGTAGAGAACCAAATTTAAACCATTTGAGAGTTTTTGGATGTTTATGTTTTGCTAAAGTTTTGAATAATACTGATAAGTTTGCTAGTAGGTCTGAAAAATGTGTGTTTATGGGGTATAGTAATACTCAAAAAGGATATAAACTATATGGTCTGGATTCTAAACTTATGACTGTGTCTAGGGATGTTAAATTTTATGAACATGTTTTTCCTTTCAGAATGACTATTAAAACTGAAAAATGTTTCTATCCAGGTGTGGATCATCTGAACTTCTTCAATGACAACTTATTTTCTGACACATCTCTGCAGCCCAATGATGACACTATTACTGATCATAGTGATGGTAGTGGAAGTTCTATTTCAGGCAGCAGAGCACATTCTCCTACTAATAAGTCTAATAATGGTAATGAGactattaatattagtagtgaGAGTGAAGGCACAGCTACCAGAATAGAACAAGAAACAGCTACACATGATGATAATCAGTCTGAGACTGATAATCAActtagtgttgatgacaattctgaGGGGAATGTGTTCTTTGAACCTCCTGCATCTTCTTTAAGAAGATCTACCAGAGATGTGTCAATccctaaaagatttgatgattttatACTTAATGCTTCTCACAAATATAGTTTACATAATTATATTGATTATTCTTCTCTAAATAAACAAAATTTATGCTTTACCTCTTCTTTAAACAAAACTTTTGAACCAAAAAATTATTTTCAAGCTTCTACTAATCccaaatgggttgatgctatgaaTGCTGAAATGGAAGCTCTTCATAGAAATAATACTTGGGTTCTTACAGATTTACCCCCTGATAGGGTTCCTATAGGCAACAAATGGGTATATAAAATTAAGTATAAAGCATCTGGAGAGATTGAAAGGTACAAAGTCAGGCTTGTTGCCAAAGGCTATAGTCAGAAAGAGGGGATTGATTATGGTGAGACATTCTCACCAGTTGTCAAAATGACAACTGTTAGATGCATTCTGTGCATGGCTATTAATTATGGTTGGTCTCTTTACCAACTTGATATTAATATTGCCTTTTTATATGGTGATTTAGTTGAGGATGTTTACATGACCTTACCTCAAGGTTATCATGATAAGAATGAAACAAAAGTTTTTAAACTCATTAAATCTTTATATGGGCTTAAACAAGCTCCTAGAAAATGGAATGAGAAACTTTCTAATTGTTTGCTTCAAAATGGTTTTGTTCAAAATAAATGTGATTATTCTTTATATACCAAGAATAAAGATAACAAAATTGTTATCTTATTggtgtatgttgatgatattgttctTACTGGAAATGATTTTTTTGAAATTAATAGTGTTAAAAAGTACTTGAGCAATATGTTTAAGATTAAAGATCTTGGTAATCTTAAATATTTCTTAGGCATTGAGGTACTTGATACTGATCAAGGGCTCTGTCTAAGTCAAAGAAAATATTGTCTTGAGTTGATAAATGATTTTGGATTGTTGGGTTGCAAACCTGTTAAAACTCCTATAGAAGTAAATGTTACTTCTTATAAGGATTGTTCAAAAGATTCTCTCATTAAGAATATTACTGTATATCAGCAGTTAGTGGGAAAATTGATTTATATTACTGTTACCAGACCTGATATCAGTTATGCTGTTCACATTTTGAGTCAATATATGCATTCTCCTGCACCTGTGCATCTTAAACTTGCTTTTAGGGTTTTAAGGTATCTTAAAAGTTGTTCAGGAATGGGTATTCATATTATTAGAAGTGCATCTTTGAAGCTTAATGCTTTTGTGGATGCTGATTGGGGCAAAAATTTATTAGAAAGGAAATCTATTACTGGTTTCTGTATTTTTCTTGGTGAAAGTTTGATCtcttggaaaagtaaaaaacaGCCTACCATCTCTAGATCTTCTGCTGAAGCAGAATATAGAGCAATGGCAGCTGTTACTTGTGAGTTGGTTTGGATTGTTAATCTTTTGACTAGTCTGAATGTGAAAGATTTGATTCCTGTCAAAGTGTGTTGTGATAATGAACCAGCTATTCAAATTGCTGGTAATCCTGTTCTACATGAGAGAACTAAGCATTTTGATATTGATTGGCATATTGTGAGAGAGAAAGTTGAAAGTGGTTTGATCAGagttgttgtaacatcccgcctttttccgttttcttttccgttatactaatttaaactccgttatatgtttataacatctcccgttaatacgcgttttaaaatattccgtttaggtattttccgcacccgactacaaactcgagggactaaaattgacacggggtaaactagttgactaggtcacctagtccaccccaatcaccaccattcaaccatctctctctctctctctctctttctctctagcaagaacacacccaatttccaaattcattcaatcatcatctaaattcgatctaggaggcttacaacaaaataaattacatattcgtgatcctctcttcatcctcttcattttggtaccaacttcatctcgtttgggtaacatttctaaaacactagttttctttaaatttgtgttcttgacttaaaagtatgttaattagtgtctatggctcattgtgatgtcgtgtatgtaatttgtatgctcgatttgttgtttttggtgtaactagttcattatgaaaattacttgctaaatccttgattttggatgatcaaatgttattagattgttaatgtgcatgttttaaaagtgttactagtatcattagcttcattttgatgtatagattgattaaagaaacttcataaacgcgattattgattttgtgaacttttggttagggttgacaactcttaaaacgaacttttgatgcgttgaatgcttgttaatgttattgataagtgtttagttgtattacatgtttcattaccttcaaaacggcatatcatatgtataaattggattcccgaaacttaaattgcaattgataaacttgaaacttgaaaatgaacctctattgatcacttgacgggatttcggttatagtatatgatgtttttgcttgatgaaaagtgcttagttgcgttccttgtcgaaagagctttccgatgatataaaatacatgttctaattgtttgcggatcataaaatgtgattgtttgtgttttggttcgtccatttgaggaatacagcaaacagggcctggaaaccgatcaggacgccgtccagatactggggacgccgtcccaccttttgaacctagaagccgtctaggatatcaggacgccgtcccacccttcattgtgggacgccgtctagccatttgggacgccgtcccattgtactaaaaatggctgtttgggttgtcttttgacgtaaaatgtttgctatgctacggacctccgattaacatgaaacttggccaacatgctcatatatgattatataacttagaaaaattgtcggatacccgacccgaccccgttgactttgactttgaccaagtttgacttttaatcaaacttaaccaaatggttgtgcaatcgttctaacatgcttttatacttgtatcttgcatgaaacatgacaacttgattcacatgctacattattgagtcgtaatgagccataggactaattgaacatctttgacctatcgtgtttaccgttattgatacaaacctattgtttaggtcaagactagcattgttctttgcacacgtttacttgtcgaagtactttactactcgtgcactca
This genomic interval carries:
- the LOC139901348 gene encoding uncharacterized protein — protein: MEGLHLDIKAAVDENMIKGACIGSSNYKFLVVWESIPEAVLNELERIRNAFFWGIQKGKKKKKIHWVKWQNVLASSDKGGLGIGSFKRFNLALMFKWIWRLCSNAREIWAEVVTAIYGCIGGMFNPNYNRMGVWNSILKTYSDAQNSGIIPKIPIRSKLGDCNESSVIELSEFLSSVQFSNEMDRKYWVAGTSGEYTVADVRATIDKNVLPTAQFTTKWNKSAPTRFNLVNRGVDIGDIQCPLCINRLEDINHRLFTCVVAEELWRKVGLWTNLNINGFDSWQNWLVWYDQWVANGKCKKHLYTIIASLVFVLCRYRNGIIFLMERMKKEELFDSIRSYELLLCLADNLTSRCKDHVSWNN